From one Burkholderia pyrrocinia genomic stretch:
- the nadE gene encoding ammonia-dependent NAD(+) synthetase — translation MTSADYASRQRAIIAELNVAPHFDAEAEIARRVDFLAQYLRSTGLRTYVLGISGGVDSSTAGRLAQLSVERLRADGYDARFIAMRLPNGVQNDEADAQRALAFVRADEELTVDVKPAADAMLASLVASGHAFDTPAQQDFVHGNIKARERMIAQYAVAGARRGIVIGTDHAAESLMGFFTKFGDGGADILPLAGLSKRRVRAVARALGGEESIVMKVPTADLEELRPLRPDEHAYGVSYDEIDDFLEGKPVSDHVYETVLRFYDGSRHKRALPYTPFDWPTAQAGR, via the coding sequence ATGACATCCGCCGATTACGCCAGCCGCCAACGCGCGATCATTGCCGAACTGAACGTCGCCCCGCACTTCGACGCCGAGGCCGAGATCGCCCGCCGCGTCGATTTCCTCGCGCAATACCTTCGTTCGACCGGCCTGCGGACCTACGTGCTCGGCATCAGCGGCGGCGTCGATTCATCGACGGCCGGGCGGCTCGCGCAACTGTCGGTCGAACGCCTGCGCGCCGACGGCTACGATGCGCGCTTCATCGCGATGCGTTTGCCGAACGGCGTGCAGAACGACGAAGCCGATGCACAGCGCGCGCTCGCGTTCGTGCGCGCGGACGAGGAACTGACCGTCGACGTGAAGCCGGCTGCCGATGCGATGCTCGCGTCGCTGGTCGCCTCCGGCCATGCGTTCGACACGCCCGCGCAACAGGATTTCGTGCACGGCAACATCAAGGCGCGCGAGCGCATGATCGCGCAATACGCGGTGGCCGGCGCGCGGCGCGGCATCGTGATCGGCACCGATCACGCAGCCGAATCGCTGATGGGTTTCTTCACGAAGTTCGGCGACGGCGGCGCGGACATCCTGCCGCTCGCGGGCCTGAGCAAGCGCCGCGTACGCGCGGTTGCCCGCGCGCTCGGCGGCGAGGAATCGATCGTGATGAAGGTGCCGACGGCCGACCTCGAGGAACTGCGCCCGCTGCGCCCCGACGAGCACGCATACGGCGTCAGCTACGACGAGATCGACGATTTCCTCGAAGGCAAGCCGGTCAGCGACCATGTGTACGAAACGGTGCTGCGC
- a CDS encoding DMT family transporter, whose amino-acid sequence MLTSIVAAAFVALWSTGFIVARAIKPYADPNLFLLARFAGTAALFGAVALVARAPWPARREWPRHLIAGALLQGVYLGASYWAVAQGLNAGVMALLGALQPLATAVLAVPLFNERLPTRGWFGMALGLAGVVLVLAPKVAGGVAPPPGAAPAWFVVAVSVLAVGSITAGSLYQKGKLAQSDLRTAVAVQNFGAAIVAAIFVVLLHETRWIGAPALWVSLVWGVVFLSGGAVTMLMWMLRRGNAARATSLLFLAPPLAALQGYLLFGETLAAIQLFGFALALAGVVLARR is encoded by the coding sequence ATGCTTACCTCGATCGTCGCCGCCGCTTTCGTCGCGCTGTGGTCCACCGGCTTCATCGTTGCACGGGCAATCAAGCCCTACGCCGATCCCAACCTGTTCCTGCTCGCGCGTTTCGCGGGCACGGCCGCGCTGTTCGGCGCGGTGGCGCTCGTCGCGCGCGCGCCGTGGCCGGCCCGCCGCGAGTGGCCGCGCCACCTGATTGCGGGCGCGCTGCTGCAGGGCGTCTATCTCGGCGCGAGCTACTGGGCCGTCGCGCAAGGGCTGAACGCGGGCGTCATGGCGCTGCTCGGCGCGCTGCAGCCGCTCGCCACCGCCGTGCTCGCCGTCCCGCTGTTCAACGAGCGCCTGCCCACGCGCGGCTGGTTCGGGATGGCGCTCGGGCTCGCCGGCGTCGTGCTCGTGCTGGCGCCGAAGGTCGCGGGCGGCGTCGCGCCGCCGCCGGGCGCGGCGCCTGCGTGGTTCGTCGTTGCCGTGTCGGTGCTCGCGGTCGGATCGATCACCGCCGGTTCGCTGTACCAGAAAGGCAAGCTCGCGCAGAGCGACCTGCGCACCGCGGTCGCCGTGCAGAACTTCGGCGCGGCGATCGTCGCGGCGATCTTCGTCGTGCTGCTGCATGAAACGCGCTGGATCGGCGCGCCGGCGCTGTGGGTGTCGCTCGTGTGGGGCGTCGTGTTCCTGTCCGGCGGCGCGGTCACGATGCTGATGTGGATGCTGCGGCGCGGCAACGCGGCGCGCGCGACGTCGCTGCTGTTTCTCGCGCCGCCGCTTGCCGCGTTGCAGGGCTACCTGCTGTTCGGCGAGACGCTCGCGGCGATCCAGCTATTCGGCTTCGCGCTCGCGCTGGCGGGCGTCGTGCTCGCGCGGCGCTGA